A single window of Lytechinus variegatus isolate NC3 chromosome 8, Lvar_3.0, whole genome shotgun sequence DNA harbors:
- the LOC121420490 gene encoding serine-rich adhesin for platelets-like isoform X2 has product MAENLVNGDADNTVQAALLTINAAGALETTFDTCTSTDIEGEDVERVKRKSHHAEIEKRRKSKLNEGINKLIEILPKQDARRSKVQILEDTYNLVVELQKKCQHLMIQNAPESEVDEIKRLMEENAKLKKEKEDWSEFLKTMNINTDIKTHMKAVMQGKGKRNYKSEPPHEQLLGSSQNLGAGQNIIIQSPTTAVMGSPNLVTMPTNQMTIPIASGNRMDGNVMQGGGNQGGMLLVTTSRSGTDSKPSLTLANNQINVVGNERPEAEGQSPLPKPLGQTGEDNAVSATSQGGQGISAITCTHEASNHSSVGQVNTTTAESKNTTAVTQVISTPITTPASQNQVLLQSGTGSGVRIVQQQPVQSQGQTVLIQLPGQPGQYIPVRIAPQMNQPQQVILTSQQGVNVVGTRGSAIQPKTPVKKKQPAQPKLKNLCPLPPDSRKPNSPIASQSNVQPIAPNTVTVRLPMNPTANQQGTVVMTSQGQVILQQPSNTILSGGVNMQMPMQVVPKPPVTQNIVYIQQNGQLIPVILQQNQSNVQQGVQQGVQQTNTIIQQGQQQQQQPQQQHQPQQQLKMQGSESIASQPVQSAATMESAGNQVSASASGAAVASGGIAMTQPAPIASSQAHLLDSSTIPASSSSKVVSNSFQGNDLMTSLAIETTSTHSDQGRGQGNGGFAANDILAKATESIFSTHSETSPMQLGDLHDSHGHAANQSVIKNTNGIFGHQTTQPGIEIYDLPDEMDTSSSKGKHKKKKKKKSKSKEKEKKKKDKDKDKEKDKEKSKKIDFPLPTVPSSDNNADIGDDQEMATEALLESLMQETLGTGGIDDSSNTETVMKLSSNPSLHSNIPVSSNGNVQISNYSAAALLNSNTRETLAGNQNNTTQVSSATVSSSETNGQAIFSTFNDILSNSMSVSGLPTYIDDEEDIVPGNNSREGPPCTSTASEDVPTSLSVVTSSACTQNQPSNSLSLSLPQSTDRMIPIEQKTPDSSKVATTPTSDGFQSYMSPTSFPSISSLLEQTTSAEREASISSLPSSTQKDDSPTSGFTPSSSGPFQHGWISHHSKASELARGIQPAKSHSPVSTPSLMSSTSTTLATSTSMAVSTCPSVNISPPNTSLQSSNTGNGSKSSPPLNLLSQPWLNPSTDNLSDVASQPDLGSTSLQQQQQLVDILQGFSATKVSLASQANTEVMSSTTDIHGALPKSQPSLESLFGLPPFGETRQSTQTVSNGDPFQSISSIIDSNKTRSTPVTRDNFLGLPPYSIQTTTSSSAPVMEQTSVFQESPLDQNRQSSSSSSSKPSNAPPSYSLINRVTAVVDKYNERKAPTAAKNVPKVPDINHVESNPANEQVFENVIQEKNRPVSEIGPVTSSSQSRYVHPKSRALASVAMQESSPAVQTNSSMFGAQKFPSVPQVKQRNTNQKSVNPKKSQLPVKNFSTATLHRTLTADISEEGGSEKDQNEELGAPLQPEPPQEAPQQLPFITVPEQPQHHPQQPAVQCVQPEASAPQQSTKTKSKGSKKRQKEKPQIEPPKPTDEDNVGRRELDKSLVNRFPWLAEANGKSGDKQAGGTGQQTSNTNPSAFSVQSISQSSSKSSLPKSRGNPGRAEVVQNPPPYPSRSPAVSADSHNQSLWNPSSFDSNPPVSSASSSLISPKQTSQDRTQRHHPLSSADQSHQNNPNSMNIALQNRQSTGNNRPPMYQATSSNDVQAAVNAAVNKATQQALLARSMAGNPTVPEKTRNVSSTKKGSQRPKAGGPSQILRQSDIDDGLDFLNSTSTSSNFPTSLTSVNIDIFDNSLGSSSMISRPSEQPSQRSGGRSRPADKQSRVDTSNPNTLLQSDFSNVPQDTFSFSQWNLEPQQTEDRENARGNSQKMQELASPPMQQMHQRGGNNCVNVNFGDSSNLGSGDDLDFSSLPSFPSSNQQQQQQQQHTPSDRQTPQNQSYSVPSGRSSVASMEPSPMQPSPMNYNVQEGSHMSQINEMPHSNSSSRGPPSVETPQQQRRMTQSPMVQSSHQGQGIKRAATDGHHLNVAKKAHSAMHSGRRATQQSNPDSRHHSSMHNNPQSQGHSNLMQFHSSTSNTPNQSSESVFAGGEVQRITYPSQGGGGRVQESSRSKKRAPNPSDSIFARDPHEIDGTRSTSISLLQDNWFGSSARINTSSSNETAPPTFLPNFPSSQTSQGQSETVTSSSSNSSSLISNISPSRRLRQNEMPTYLPSHLPGPILPSPPQTKGSHTRETDIASFNPMFTPSRTAGIHSMTANFPVFHEHQPPGSFNIAKSNQLPGSVAQTPFNFNNIFNESSQVASSTHVSDAQTLNHSIGLTPTVHLHGNASLPSEESVLHGNMSQRHPAQPFGLLAQNRPPMGVPTPMGRPHHQFHSSSFMHHY; this is encoded by the exons ATGGCAGAGAATCTTGTAAACGGAGATGCCGACA ATACGGTTCAAGCTGCGCTATTAACCATCAATGCTGCTGGTGCATTGGAAACCACATTTGATACGTGTACTTCAACTGACATTGAAGG ggaGGATGTGGAGAGAGTCAAGCGTAAATCGCACCATGCGGAGATTGAGAAAAGGCGAAAGTCAAAACTCAATGAGGGCATCAACAAACTCATTGAGATTCTCCCAAAACAGGATGCCAGAAGA AGCAAAGTACAGATCCTTGAAGATACTTACAATCTGGTGGTAGAGCTTCAGAAGAAATGCCAGCACCTTATGATCCAAAACGCACCAGAATCAGAAG TTGATGAAATCAAACGTCTCATGGAAGAGAACGCCAAGctgaagaaggaaaaggaagactGGTCGGAATTTCTGAAAACAATGAACATCAACACTGACATTAAAACTCACATGAAAGCTGTCATGCAGGGCAAAGGAAAGAGAAATTACAAATCGGAACCCCCTCATGAACAGCTGCTGGGGAGCAGTCAGAACTTAGGAGCTGGTCAGAACATCATCATCCAGTCTCCCACGACTGCTGTCATGGGGTCTCCCAACCTTGTCACAATGCCTACGAATCAGATGACGATACCCATCGCGAGTGGGAACAGGATGGATGGCAATGTCATGCAGGGTGGAGGTAATCAAGGTGGAATGCTGCTGGTGACTACAAGCAGGTCAGGAACCGATTCCAAGCCATCGCTGACCTTAGCAAACAATCAAATCAATGTGGTTGGCAATGAAAGACCAGAAGCGGAGGGACAGTCGCCGCTCCCAAAGCCGTTGGGCCAAACTGGAGAGGACAATGCTGTGTCTGCCACGAGCCAAGGCGGGCAAGGCATCTCGGCAATTACCTGCACGCATGAGGCTTCAAATCATAGCTCTGTCGGGCAGGTTAATACAACAACTGCGGAATCAAAGAACACCACCGCTGTAACGCAGGTCATAAGTACCCCGATCACCACACCAGCATCGCAGAACCAAGTCCTCCTGCAGTCCGGGACAGGGAGTGGTGTGAGGATAGTTCAGCAGCAACCGGTCCAGTCGCAAGGTCAGACTGTGCTGATCCAGTTACCTGGTCAACCTGGGCAGTATATCCCTGTTCGAATCGCACCACAGATGAATCAGCCACAGCAGGTGATCCTTACCTCTCAGCAGGGCGTCAATGTCGTTGGGACTCGAGGCAGTGCAATCCAACCCAAGACTCCAGTGAAGAAGAAACAACCTGCACAGCCGAAATTAAAGAACCTTTGCCCTCTCCCACCAGACTCCCGTAAGCCAAACTCTCCCATAGCCTCCCAATCCAACGTGCAACCAATAGCTCCTAACACTGTCACTGTTAGATTACCGATGAACCCTACTGCCAATCAACAAGGTACGGTTGTGATGACCAGTCAGGGTCAGGTGATCCTCCAACAGCCTTCAAATACGATCCTTTCAGGTGGTGTGAACATGCAAATGCCCATGCAGGTGGTTCCTAAACCTCCTGTAACTCAGAACATTGTGTACATCCAGCAGAATGGACAACTCATACCTGTCATCTTGCAGCAAAACCAGAGTAATGTCCAGCAGGGTGTTCAACAGGGTGTGCAACAGACGAACACCATTATTCAACAAggtcagcagcagcagcagcaacctCAACAGCAACATCAACCACAGCAGCAGCTAAAAATGCAGGGGTCTGAAAGTATTGCCTCACAACCTGTTCAGTCTGCTGCCACCATGGAAAGTGCTGGCAACCAAGTTTCTGCATCGGCATCTGGAGCTGCCGTTGCCTCCGGCGGCATTGCCATGACCCAACCTGCTCCTATTGCTTCTAGCCAGGCACATCTATTAGATAGTAGCACCATCCCGGCATCTTCCTCATCCAAGGTGGTTTCAAATTCCTTTCAGGGTAATGACCTGATGACCTCTCTTGCCATTGAAACCACATCAACTCATAGTGATCAAGGAAGAGGACAAGGAAATGGTGGCTTTGCTGCAAATGACATCCTGGCCAAAGCAACAGAGAGCATTTTCTCTACTCATTCTGAGACATCTCCTATGCAACTTGGAGATCTGCACGATTCCCATGGTCATGCAGCCAATCAGTCAGTGATCAAAAACACAAATGGAATATTTGGTCATCAGACGACTCAACCAGGAATCGAGATCTATGATCTCCCAGATGAGATGGATACATCCTCCAGCAAGGGCAaacacaagaagaaaaagaagaaaaagtcaaagtccaaagagaaagaaaagaaaaagaaagacaaagacAAGGATAAAGAGAAAGATAAGGAGAAGAGTAAGAAAATAGATTTTCCTTTGCCTACAGTTCCAAGCTCCGATAATAATGCTGATATTGGTGATGATCAAGAGATGGCTACAGAAGCATTATTGGAGAGTCTTATGCAAGAAACCCTGGGAACAGGAGGCATTGATGATAGCAGTAATACAGAGACTGTGATGAAGCTTTCCTCGAATCCATCATTACATAGTAATATCCCAGTATCATCGAATGGCAATGTCCAAATTTCCAATTATTCAGCAGCAGCCTTATTGAACTCAAATACACGGGAAACTTTAGCAGGGAATCAGAATAATACAACACAAGTGTCGTCCGCCACTGTTTCGTCATCAGAAACAAATGGGCAAGCAATCTTCAGTACATTCAACGACATTCTCAGCAATTCAATGAGTGTTAGTGGCCTTCCAACGTACATCGATGATGAGGAAGACATAGTTCCTGGAAACAACTCTCGTGAAGGCCCACCCTGTACATCAACAGCCAGTGAGGACGTCCCAACCTCATTATCTGTTGTCACATCAAGCGCCTGTACTCAGAACCAGCCAAGTAATTCATTGTCTCTGTCATTGCCTCAGAGCACAGATAGGATGATTCCAATTGAACAAAAGacgccagattcatccaaagtaGCAACTACGCCTACTTCTGATGGCTTCCAAAGCTATATGTCACCTACCAGCTTCCCCTCAATCAGTAGCCTTTTAGAGCAAACTACCAGTGCAGAAAGAGAGGCTTCCATTTCATCACTTCCATCAAGCACACAAAAGGATGATTCTCCTACAAGTGGATTTACACCATCATCAAGTGGACCTTTCCAACATGGCTGGATCTCACATCACTCCAAAGCTTCAGAGCTAGCTCGGGGAATACAACCAGCGAAATCACATTCTCCGGTCAGCACACCCTCCCTGATGAGttcaacaagcacaacgctGGCTACATCCACAAGCATGGCTGTGAGTACTTGCCCATCTGTAAATATCTCACCTCCAAACACATCATTGCAGAGTTCAAATACGGGTAACGGAAGCAAGTCTTCACCTCCACTTAACCTCCTCTCACAGCCTTGGTTGAATCCCTCAACGGATAACCTGTCGGATGTGGCAAGCCAGCCAGACTTGGGAAGCACCAGCTTGCAACAACAGCAGCAATTAGTAGATATTCTCCAAGGATTCTCTGCCACCAAGGTGTCTTTAGCCTCTCAGGCCAACACAGAGGTCATGTCAAGTACAACTGATATTCATGGCGCCCTTCCCAAGTCTCAACCCTCACTGGAATCATTATTTGGTTTGCCTCCCTTTGGTGAAACTCGACAGAGCACTCAGACGGTGTCAAATGGGGATCCTTTCCAAAGCATTTCAAGTATAATAGATTCAAATAAGACCAGATCCACTCCCGTCACCAGGGATAATTTCCTAGGACTTCCTCCGTATTCCATTCAGACTACTACTAGTTCTTCCGCCCCGGTTATGGAGCAGACTTCAGTTTTCCAAGAATCTCCTTTAGATCAAAACAGGCAATCATCCTCTAGTAGTTCATCAAAGCCAAGTAATGCGCCACCAAGTTATTCGCTGATAAATCGGGTGACAGCTGTAGTAGATAAATACAATGAACGGAAAGCCCCTACTGCTGCCAAGAATGTTCCGAAAGTGCCTGACATAAATCATGTAGAAAGCAATCCAGCAAATGAACAAGTGTTTGAGAATGTAATCCAGGAGAAAAATAGGCCTGTTTCCGAGATTGGACCAGTTACCAGCAGTAGTCAGAGTCGCTACGTTCACCCAAAAAGCAGGGCATTGGCATCTGTTGCCATGCAAGAATCCTCTCCTGCAGTTCAAACCAATAGCAGTATGTTTGGTGCACAAAAATTTCCCTCTGTACCTCAAGTGAAGCAAAGGAACACTAATCAGAAAAGTGTAAACCCGAAGAAATCTCAGTTACCAGTGAAAAACTTTTCAACGGCAACTCTCCATAGAACACTTACTGCTGATATTTCAGAAGAAGGTGGCTCGGAAAAAGACCAGAATGAGGAATTGGGAGCCCCCTTGCAGCCAGAGCCACCACAAGAAGCACCTCAACAATTGCCATTTATTACAGTACCGGAGCAGCCTCAACATCACCCACAACAGCCTGCTGTCCAGTGTGTACAACCTGAGGCATCAGCTCCACAGCAGTCCACCAAAACAAAGAGCAAAGGTTCAAagaaaagacagaaagaaaagcCACAGATCGAACCTCCAAAGCCAACGGATGAAGATAATGTTGGGAGGAGAGAACTTGACAAGTCTCTTGTCAATAGGTTCCCTTGGCTTGCTGAAGCTAATGGAAAGTCGGGTGATAAACAGGCAGGGGGTACGGGCCAACAGACAAGCAATACTAATCCATCAGCATTTAGTGTCCAGAGCATCTCTCAAAGTTCTTCAAAGAGCTCTCTGCCAAAGTCTAGAGGGAATCCAGGTCGGGCAGAAGTTGTCCAGAATCCACCTCCGTATCCTTCAAGATCTCCTGCAGTTTCAGCAGATTCACATAATCAATCTCTTTGGAATCCCTCAAGTTTTGATTCCAATCCTCCAGTATCTTCCGCTTCATCTTCATTGATCTCCCCCAAGCAAACTTCACAGGACAGGACACAAAGGCACCATCCCCTCAGCTCTGCTGATCAAAGCCATCAAAACAATCCAAATTCTATGAACATAGCTCTACAAAATAGACAAAGTACTGGAAACAATAGACCTCCAATGTATCAAGCAACAAGTTCAAATGATGTCCAGGCAGCTGTCAATGCTGCAGTCAACAAAGCAACACAGCAGGCACTTCTAGCAAGAAGCATGGCAGGAAATCCCACAGTCCCAGAGAAGACGAGAAATGTTTCTTCGACGAAGAAAGGTTCACAGCGTCCAAAGGCCGGGGGTCCTAGTCAGATCTTGAGACAATCAGATATAGATGATGGTCTTGACTTCTTGAACTCTACATCAACCAGTTCTAACTTTCCAACCTCATTGACCTCTGTCAATATAGATATTTTTGATAATTCCTTGGGGAGTTCCTCTATGATATCTAGGCCGTCTGAGCAACCTAGCCAACGATCTGGAGGTCGATCACGACCTGCAGACAAGCAATCCAGAGTTGATACCTCTAATCCCAACACTCTGTTACAAAGTGACTTTTCTAATGTTCCCCAAGATACATTCTCATTCTCGCAGTGGAATCTAGAACCTCAACAGACTGAAGATAGGGAAAACGCGAGAGGTAATTCCCAAAAGATGCAAGAACTTGCTTCTCCCCCTATGCAGCAAATGCATCAACGTGGAGGTAATAACTGTGTGAATGTAAACTTTGGAGATTCCTCAAATCTTGGGTCAGGTGATGATCTAGACTTCTCAAGTTTGCCTTCTTTTCCATCGTCTAatcagcaacagcagcagcagcagcagcacaCTCCATCTGATAGACAGACTCCTCAGAACCAATCCTATTCAGTACCAAGTGGAAGGTCTAGTGTGGCATCTATGGAACCAAGCCCAATGCAGCCAAGTCCTATGAATTATAATGTACAGGAAGGTAGTCATATGTCACAGATAAATGAGATGCCGCATTCAAACTCTAGCAGTAGAGGTCCTCCTAGCGTTGAAACTCCTCAGCAGCAGAGGAGAATGACACAGTCACCTATGGTTCAGAGTAGCCACCAAGGACAAGGGATCAAGAGAGCAGCAACAGATGGGCATCACTTGAATGTGGCCAAGAAAGCACATAGTGCGATGCATTCTGGTCGCAGAGCTACCCAACAGTCAAATCCCGATTCGAGGCATCATTCTTCAATGCACAATAACCCCCAGTCCCAAGGCCACAGCAATTTGATGCAGTTTCATTCATCCACTTCCAATACGCCCAACCAGTCTTCTGAAAGTGTCTTTGCAGGCGGGGAAGTCCAGAGAATCACGTACCCATCACAAGGTGGGGGCGGGAGAGTACAAGAAAGCAGTCGGTCCAAGAAGCGAGCCCCAAACCCTTCGGACAGTATTTTTGCCCGGGATCCGCACGAGATCGATGGAACTCGCAGTACGTCCATTTCTCTGCTGCAAGATAACTGGTTTGGTAGTTCAGCTCGAATAAATACATCTAGTAGCAATGAAACCGCACCACCGACATTCCTGCCCAATTTCCCCAGCTCTCAGACTTCCCAGGGTCAATCGGAGACTGTTACATCATCTTCGTCTAATAGTTCATCGCTCATCTCAAACATCTCACCTTCTCGACGGTTGAGACAGAACGAGATGCCCACCTACCTCCCGTCCCATCTCCCAGGACCCATTCTTCCAAGTCCTCCACAAACCAAAGGAAGCCATACGCGGGAGACGGACATCGCTTCCTTCAATCCCATGTTCACACCTTCCCGGACAGCTGGCATTCACAGCATGACTGCCAATTTCCCAGTGTTTCACGAGCACCAACCTCCAGGCAGCTTCAACATCGCAAAGTCCAACCAACTGCCAGGTAGTGTCGCCCAAACCCCTTTCAACTTCaataacatttttaatgaaTCCTCCCAAGTGGCCTCGAGCACTCACGTCTCAGATGCTCAAACATTAAACCACAGCATTGGCTTGACCCCAACCGTCCACCTCCATGGGAATGCGTCGCTGCCCTCGGAGGAAAGTGTGCTTCATGGGAACATGAGTCAGAGACATCCTGCTCAGCCGTTTGGTCTTTTGGCTCAGAATCGCCCACCGATGGGAGTCCCGACGCCGATGGGTAGGCCTCACCATCAGTTTCATAGCTCTTCTTTCATGCACCACTACTGA